Proteins encoded by one window of Arabidopsis thaliana chromosome 2, partial sequence:
- the STL2P gene encoding SEC12P-like 2 protein (SEC12P-like 2 protein (STL2P); FUNCTIONS IN: nucleotide binding; INVOLVED IN: ER to Golgi vesicle-mediated transport; LOCATED IN: integral to endoplasmic reticulum membrane, endoplasmic reticulum, plasma membrane, membrane; EXPRESSED IN: 25 plant structures; EXPRESSED DURING: 13 growth stages; CONTAINS InterPro DOMAIN/s: WD40 repeat-like-containing domain (InterPro:IPR011046), WD40-repeat-containing domain (InterPro:IPR017986), WD40 repeat (InterPro:IPR001680), WD40/YVTN repeat-like-containing domain (InterPro:IPR015943), WD40 repeat, subgroup (InterPro:IPR019781); BEST Arabidopsis thaliana protein match is: Transducin/WD40 repeat-like superfamily protein (TAIR:AT5G50550.1); Has 6374 Blast hits to 3814 proteins in 364 species: Archae - 22; Bacteria - 2789; Metazoa - 1016; Fungi - 1422; Plants - 400; Viruses - 0; Other Eukaryotes - 725 (source: NCBI BLink).): MANQSTETNQPSNMQTYGVPIYAADWIPEVDVRSKIIMDPEKSEDDDESSSSSSSSRSCIVLSGGGGEGRSGISNVILICRVDLNTNSLSEQPLGRLVVGSDLPYRMAVHPREGGLICALPNSCKLFHWEDIMSREDNQAGESEEVIKELRDVGQQLALAFNPEGSVLAAGAEDGTLRVFKWPSMNTLLNESQAHSSVKCLTFSESGQFLVSLGGPVCRVWDVNASAAVASLSKEKDEMFASCRFSVDSAGNEVLYIAANTERGGSIITCDTKLWKRKWSKPIKKNSISAFNVSADGKLLAIGTLEGDVLILESTRMQTIQVVKKAHLGLVTALTFSPDSRGLVSVSFDSRARLTMIEQKGDKPGVRWWLLVLLIVLLYVVAYYYMKAKGIIP; the protein is encoded by the exons ATGGCGAATCAGAGTACAGAGACGAATCAACCGTCGAATATGCAGACTTACGGTGTACCGATTTACGCCGCCGACTGGATTCCGGAGGTAGATGTCAGATCCAAAATCATAATGGATCCGGAGAAatctgaagatgatgatgagtcgtcttcttcttcttcttcttcccggAGCTGCATCGTTTTGTCCGGCGGAGGCGGAGAGGGACGAAGTGGAATCTCTAATGTCATATTAATATGCCGTGTTGATCTAAACACCAATTCTCTCTCGGAACAACCT CTGGGTAGGCTTGTGGTTGGCTCTGATCTGCCTTATCGGATGGCTGTTCATCCTCGGGAAGGTGGTCTTATTTGCGCGTTGCCTAACAGTTGCAA ACTGTTTCATTGGGAAGACATTATGAGCCGAGAGGATAATCAGGCTGGTGAGTCGGAGGAAGTGATTAAAGAGTTAAGAGATGTTGGACAACAGTTGGCTCTGGCGTTTAATCCGGAGGGGTCTGTTCTTGCTGCTGGTGCGGAG GATGGGACTTTGAGGGTTTTTAAATGGCCTAGCATGAATACTTTACTTAATGAGTCCCAGGCTCATTCTTCAGTTAAATGCCTTACTTTCAG CGAAAGTGGTCAATTTCTTGTATCTCTTGGCGGTCCAGTTTGTCGAGTTTGGGACGTGAATGCTTCTGCTGCTGTTGCCAGTCTATCAAAAGAGAAG GACGAGATGTTTGCCTCCTGTAGATTCTCTGTAGACAGTGCAGGCAATGAAGTTCTTTACATTGCTGCAAACACTG AACGTGGTGGGAGTATTATAACATGTGATACAAAAttatggaaaagaaaatggtcGAAGCCTATAAAAAAGAACTCTATATCAGCTTTTAATGTCTCAGCTGATGGGAAGCTTCTTGCAAT AGGAACCCTTGAAGGAGATGTTTTAATACTTGAATCGACAAGAATGCAAACTATCCAAGTCGTCAAGAAAGCGCATCTTGGTTTGGTCACAGCACTGACTTTCTCTCCTGATTCAAG GGGATTAGTGTCGGTATCTTTTGACTCAAGGGCAAGGCTGACCATGATTGAACAAAAGGGGGACAAAC CTGGAGTAAGGTGGTGGCTACTGGTTTTATTGATAGTGTTGCTATACGTGGTTGCATACTATTATATGAAGGCAAAGGGTATCATACCTTAG